Proteins encoded in a region of the Oncorhynchus keta strain PuntledgeMale-10-30-2019 chromosome 3, Oket_V2, whole genome shotgun sequence genome:
- the LOC118368517 gene encoding F-box only protein 11-like isoform X6: MNSVRATNRRPRRVSRPRPVQPDRNEGDRDEEAPAAAAEVAVEESGPAAGNSPYQLRRKSLLPKRTASSTAAACPSKTAMEGASTSTTEPFGHRAKRARVSGRSHDLPAALAEQYLQQKLPDEVVLKIFSYLLEQDLCQTACVCKRFSQLANDPILWKRLYMEVFEYTRPMMHPEPGKFYQVSPEEHDHPNPWKDSFQQLYKGAHVKPGFAEHFYSNPGRFKGRENMLYYDTIEDALGGVQESHFDGLIFVHSGIYTDEWIYIESPITMIGAAPGKVSDKVVIENTRDSTFVFMEGSEDAYVGYMTIRFNPDDKSAQHHNAHHCLEITVNCSPNIDHCIIRSTCTVGSAVCVSGQGACPTIKHCNISDCENVGLYITDHAQGIYEDNEISNNALAGIWVKNHGNPIIRRNHIHHGRDVGVFTFDHGMGYFESCNIHRNRIAGFEVKAYANPTVVRCEIHHGQTGGIYVHEKGRGQFIENKIYANNFAGVWITSNSDPTIRGNAIFNGNQGGVYIFGDGRGLIEGNDIHGNALAGIQIRTNSCPIVRHNKIHDGQHGGIYVHEKGQGVIEENEVYSNTLAGVWVTTGSTPVLRRNRIHSGKQVGVYFYDNGHGVLEDNDIYNHMYSGVQIRTGSNPKIRRNKIWGGQNGGILVYNSGLGFIEDNEIFDNAMAGVWIKTDSNPTLRRNKIHDGRDGGICIFNGGRGLLEENDIFRNAQAGVLISTNSHPVLRKNRIFDGFAAGIEITNHATATLEGNQIFNNRFGGLFLASGVNVTMKDNKIMNNQDAIEKAVSRGQCLYKISSYTSYPMHDFYRCHTCNTTDRNAICVNCIKKCHQGHDVEFIRHDR, from the exons ATGAACTCCGTCAGAGCCACCAACCGGAGACCCAGGCGAGTCTCAAGGCCGCGCCCGGTGCAGCCCGACCGGAACGAGGGGGACCGAG ATGAGGAGGCTCCAGCTGCAGCAGCGGAGGTGGCTGTGGAGGAGTCTGGGCCTGCAGCTGGGAACAGCCCCTACCAGCTCCGACGCAAGTCTCTACTGCCCAAGAGAACAGCCTCCAGTACTGCAGCGGCCTGCCCCAGCAAGACCGCTATGGAG GGAGCGTCCACCTCGACGACAGAACCCTTCGGTCACCGAGCCAAACGAGCCAGGGTCTCTGGCAGGAGCCACGACCTGCCGG CGGCTCTAGCAGAGCAGTACCTGCAGCAGAAGCTTCCAGATGAGGTGGTTCTGAAGATCTTCTCATACCTCCTGGAGcaggacctctgtcagactgCCTGTGTCTGCAAACGTTTCAGCCAGCTAGCCAACGACCCTATACTCTG GAAGCGTCTGTACATGGAGGTGTTTGAGTACACCCGTCCCATGATGCACCCCGAGCCAGGCAAGTTCTACCAGGTCAGTCCTGAGGAACACGACCACCCCAACCCCTGGAAGGACAGCTTCCAACAACTG TATAAAGGAGCACATGTGAAGCCAGGCTTTGCTGAACATTTCTACAGCAACCCTGGGAGGTTCAAAGGCAGGGAGAATATGCTG TACTATGACACCATAGAAGATGCGTTAGGAGGGGTGCAGGAAAGTCATTTTGATGGGCTGATCTTTGTCCACTCTGGGATCTACACTGACGAGTGGATCTACATAGAGTCCCCTATCACCATGATTGGAGCAG CTCCTGGAAAGGTGTCTGATAAAGTGGTTATTGAGAACACCAGAGACTCGACGTTTGTCTTCATGGAGGGATCGGAGGACGCCTACGTAGGATACATGACTATTAGG TTTAACCCAGATGATAAGTCGGCTCAGCACCACAACGCCCACCACTGTCTGGAGATCACTGTCAACTGTTCTCCCAACATAGACCACTGTATCATCAGATCTACTTGCACAG TGGGCTCGGCTGTCTGTGTGAGCGGCCAGGGGGCGTGTCCTACCATCAAACACTGCAACATCAGCGACTGTGAGAACGTTGGACTTTACATCACCGACCATGCACAG GGTATCTATGAGGATAATGAGATCAGTAATAATGCATTGGCGGGAATCTGGGTTAAAAACCATGGCAACCCCATCATCAGACGAAACCACATCCACCACGGCCGAGATGTAGGAGTCTTCACCTTCGACCACGGCATG ggttATTTTGAGAGTTGTAACATCCACAGGAATCGTATAGCAGGCTTTGAGGTGAAGGCGTATGCCAACCCTACAGTGGTTCGCTGTGAGATCCACCATGGCCAGACAGGGGGCATCTATGTGCATGAGAAAGGACGGGGACAGTTTATAGAAAACAAGATCTACGCCAACAACTTCGCTGGAGTTTGGATCACCTCCAACAGCGACCCTACgatacg GGGTAATGCAATCTTTAATGGTAACCAAGGGGGCGTGTACATATTTGGCGATGGGCGTGGCCTGATAGAGGGGAACGATATCCATGGCAACGCTCTGGCAGGAATCCAAATCAGAACCAACAGCTGCCCAATTGTACGCCATAACAAGATCCACGACGGACAGCATGGAGGCATCTACGtg CATGAGAAGGGCCAGGGTGTGATCGAGGAGAACGAGGTGTACAGCAACACGCTGGCAGGAGTCTGGGTGACCACCGGCAGCACACCTGTCCTCCGCAGGAACCGCATCCACAGCGGCAAACAG GTTGGCGTGTATTTCTATGACAACGGCCATGGGGTGTTGGAAGACAACGACATCTACAATCACATGTACTCTGGCGTTCAAATACG GACGGGCAGCAACCCCAAGATCCGACGCAACAAGATCTGGGGAGGACAGAACGGAGGCATCCTGGTCTACAACTCCGGTCTGGGTTTCATCGAGGACAATGAGATCTTCGACAACGCCATGGCGGGCGTGTGGATTAAGACGGACAGCAACCCCACGCTGCGGCGCAACAAGATCCACGACGGGAGAGACGGAGGCATCTGTATCTTCAACGGAGGGAGAGGTCTCCTGGAGGAGAATGATATCTTCAGGAACGCCCAGGCAGGGGTCCTCATCAGCACCAACAGCCACCCGGTGCTCCGCAAGAACCGCATCTTTGACGGTTTTGCTGCAG GTATCGAGATAACCAACCACGCCACTGCAACTCTGGAGGGGAACCAGATCTTCAACAACCGTTTCGGAGGCCTGTTCCTCGCCTCGGGAGTGAACGTCACCATGAAAG ATAATAAGATAATGAATAACCAGGACGCCATAGAGAAAGCTGTGAGCAGAGGACAATGTCTCTACAAGATCTCCAGCTACACCTCCTACCCCATGCATGACTTTTACAG gtgccACACCTGCAATACGACAGACCGGAACGCCATCTGTGTGAACTGCATCAAGAAGTGTCACCAAGGACACGACGTGGAGTTTATACGGCACGATAGGTGA
- the LOC118368517 gene encoding F-box only protein 11-like isoform X3, with amino-acid sequence MNSVRATNRRPRRVSRPRPVQPDRNEGDRADEEAPAAAAEVAVEESGPAAGNSPYQLRRKSLLPKRTASSTAAACPSKTAMEGASTSTTEPFGHRAKRARVSGRSHDLPAALAEQYLQQKLPDEVVLKIFSYLLEQDLCQTACVCKRFSQLANDPILWKRLYMEVFEYTRPMMHPEPGKFYQVSPEEHDHPNPWKDSFQQLYKGAHVKPGFAEHFYSNPGRFKGRENMLYYDTIEDALGGVQESHFDGLIFVHSGIYTDEWIYIESPITMIGAAPGKVSDKVVIENTRDSTFVFMEGSEDAYVGYMTIRFNPDDKSAQHHNAHHCLEITVNCSPNIDHCIIRSTCTVGSAVCVSGQGACPTIKHCNISDCENVGLYITDHAQGIYEDNEISNNALAGIWVKNHGNPIIRRNHIHHGRDVGVFTFDHGMGYFESCNIHRNRIAGFEVKAYANPTVVRCEIHHGQTGGIYVHEKGRGQFIENKIYANNFAGVWITSNSDPTIRGNAIFNGNQGGVYIFGDGRGLIEGNDIHGNALAGIQIRTNSCPIVRHNKIHDGQHGGIYVHEKGQGVIEENEVYSNTLAGVWVTTGSTPVLRRNRIHSGKQVGVYFYDNGHGVLEDNDIYNHMYSGVQIRTGSNPKIRRNKIWGGQNGGILVYNSGLGFIEDNEIFDNAMAGVWIKTDSNPTLRRNKIHDGRDGGICIFNGGRGLLEENDIFRNAQAGVLISTNSHPVLRKNRIFDGFAAGIEITNHATATLEGNQIFNNRFGGLFLASGVNVTMKVILRRFITLPSNESYTACVRRRWKQKTHNKIMNNQDAIEKAVSRGQCLYKISSYTSYPMHDFYRYTHQPMHDFYRCHTCNTTDRNAICVNCIKKCHQGHDVEFIRHDRFFCDCGAGTLSNPCTLAGEPTHDTDTLYDSAPPIESNTLQHN; translated from the exons ATGAACTCCGTCAGAGCCACCAACCGGAGACCCAGGCGAGTCTCAAGGCCGCGCCCGGTGCAGCCCGACCGGAACGAGGGGGACCGAG CAGATGAGGAGGCTCCAGCTGCAGCAGCGGAGGTGGCTGTGGAGGAGTCTGGGCCTGCAGCTGGGAACAGCCCCTACCAGCTCCGACGCAAGTCTCTACTGCCCAAGAGAACAGCCTCCAGTACTGCAGCGGCCTGCCCCAGCAAGACCGCTATGGAG GGAGCGTCCACCTCGACGACAGAACCCTTCGGTCACCGAGCCAAACGAGCCAGGGTCTCTGGCAGGAGCCACGACCTGCCGG CGGCTCTAGCAGAGCAGTACCTGCAGCAGAAGCTTCCAGATGAGGTGGTTCTGAAGATCTTCTCATACCTCCTGGAGcaggacctctgtcagactgCCTGTGTCTGCAAACGTTTCAGCCAGCTAGCCAACGACCCTATACTCTG GAAGCGTCTGTACATGGAGGTGTTTGAGTACACCCGTCCCATGATGCACCCCGAGCCAGGCAAGTTCTACCAGGTCAGTCCTGAGGAACACGACCACCCCAACCCCTGGAAGGACAGCTTCCAACAACTG TATAAAGGAGCACATGTGAAGCCAGGCTTTGCTGAACATTTCTACAGCAACCCTGGGAGGTTCAAAGGCAGGGAGAATATGCTG TACTATGACACCATAGAAGATGCGTTAGGAGGGGTGCAGGAAAGTCATTTTGATGGGCTGATCTTTGTCCACTCTGGGATCTACACTGACGAGTGGATCTACATAGAGTCCCCTATCACCATGATTGGAGCAG CTCCTGGAAAGGTGTCTGATAAAGTGGTTATTGAGAACACCAGAGACTCGACGTTTGTCTTCATGGAGGGATCGGAGGACGCCTACGTAGGATACATGACTATTAGG TTTAACCCAGATGATAAGTCGGCTCAGCACCACAACGCCCACCACTGTCTGGAGATCACTGTCAACTGTTCTCCCAACATAGACCACTGTATCATCAGATCTACTTGCACAG TGGGCTCGGCTGTCTGTGTGAGCGGCCAGGGGGCGTGTCCTACCATCAAACACTGCAACATCAGCGACTGTGAGAACGTTGGACTTTACATCACCGACCATGCACAG GGTATCTATGAGGATAATGAGATCAGTAATAATGCATTGGCGGGAATCTGGGTTAAAAACCATGGCAACCCCATCATCAGACGAAACCACATCCACCACGGCCGAGATGTAGGAGTCTTCACCTTCGACCACGGCATG ggttATTTTGAGAGTTGTAACATCCACAGGAATCGTATAGCAGGCTTTGAGGTGAAGGCGTATGCCAACCCTACAGTGGTTCGCTGTGAGATCCACCATGGCCAGACAGGGGGCATCTATGTGCATGAGAAAGGACGGGGACAGTTTATAGAAAACAAGATCTACGCCAACAACTTCGCTGGAGTTTGGATCACCTCCAACAGCGACCCTACgatacg GGGTAATGCAATCTTTAATGGTAACCAAGGGGGCGTGTACATATTTGGCGATGGGCGTGGCCTGATAGAGGGGAACGATATCCATGGCAACGCTCTGGCAGGAATCCAAATCAGAACCAACAGCTGCCCAATTGTACGCCATAACAAGATCCACGACGGACAGCATGGAGGCATCTACGtg CATGAGAAGGGCCAGGGTGTGATCGAGGAGAACGAGGTGTACAGCAACACGCTGGCAGGAGTCTGGGTGACCACCGGCAGCACACCTGTCCTCCGCAGGAACCGCATCCACAGCGGCAAACAG GTTGGCGTGTATTTCTATGACAACGGCCATGGGGTGTTGGAAGACAACGACATCTACAATCACATGTACTCTGGCGTTCAAATACG GACGGGCAGCAACCCCAAGATCCGACGCAACAAGATCTGGGGAGGACAGAACGGAGGCATCCTGGTCTACAACTCCGGTCTGGGTTTCATCGAGGACAATGAGATCTTCGACAACGCCATGGCGGGCGTGTGGATTAAGACGGACAGCAACCCCACGCTGCGGCGCAACAAGATCCACGACGGGAGAGACGGAGGCATCTGTATCTTCAACGGAGGGAGAGGTCTCCTGGAGGAGAATGATATCTTCAGGAACGCCCAGGCAGGGGTCCTCATCAGCACCAACAGCCACCCGGTGCTCCGCAAGAACCGCATCTTTGACGGTTTTGCTGCAG GTATCGAGATAACCAACCACGCCACTGCAACTCTGGAGGGGAACCAGATCTTCAACAACCGTTTCGGAGGCCTGTTCCTCGCCTCGGGAGTGAACGTCACCATGAAAG TCATTCTGCGCAGATTCATCACTCTCCCTTCTAACGAGTCCTACACAGCTTGTGTTCGTCGTAGATGGAAACAGAAGACAC ATAATAAGATAATGAATAACCAGGACGCCATAGAGAAAGCTGTGAGCAGAGGACAATGTCTCTACAAGATCTCCAGCTACACCTCCTACCCCATGCATGACTTTTACAGGTACACACACCAGCCCATGCATGACTTTTACAG gtgccACACCTGCAATACGACAGACCGGAACGCCATCTGTGTGAACTGCATCAAGAAGTGTCACCAAGGACACGACGTGGAGTTTATACGGCACGATAG gtttttCTGTGACTGTGGAGCGGGAACTCTGTCCAACCCCTGTACTCTGGCTGGAGAACCCACACACGACACGGACACACTTTACGACTCAGCCCCGCCCATAGAGTCCAACACGCTGCAACacaactga
- the LOC118368517 gene encoding F-box only protein 11-like isoform X1, translating into MNSVRATNRRPRRVSRPRPVQPDRNEGDRADEEAPAAAAEVAVEESGPAAGNSPYQLRRKSLLPKRTASSTAAACPSKTAMEGASTSTTEPFGHRAKRARVSGRSHDLPAALAEQYLQQKLPDEVVLKIFSYLLEQDLCQTACVCKRFSQLANDPILWKRLYMEVFEYTRPMMHPEPGKFYQVSPEEHDHPNPWKDSFQQLYKGAHVKPGFAEHFYSNPGRFKGRENMLYYDTIEDALGGVQESHFDGLIFVHSGIYTDEWIYIESPITMIGAAPGKVSDKVVIENTRDSTFVFMEGSEDAYVGYMTIRFNPDDKSAQHHNAHHCLEITVNCSPNIDHCIIRSTCTVGSAVCVSGQGACPTIKHCNISDCENVGLYITDHAQGIYEDNEISNNALAGIWVKNHGNPIIRRNHIHHGRDVGVFTFDHGMGYFESCNIHRNRIAGFEVKAYANPTVVRCEIHHGQTGGIYVHEKGRGQFIENKIYANNFAGVWITSNSDPTIRGNAIFNGNQGGVYIFGDGRGLIEGNDIHGNALAGIQIRTNSCPIVRHNKIHDGQHGGIYVHEKGQGVIEENEVYSNTLAGVWVTTGSTPVLRRNRIHSGKQVGVYFYDNGHGVLEDNDIYNHMYSGVQIRTGSNPKIRRNKIWGGQNGGILVYNSGLGFIEDNEIFDNAMAGVWIKTDSNPTLRRNKIHDGRDGGICIFNGGRGLLEENDIFRNAQAGVLISTNSHPVLRKNRIFDGFAAGIEITNHATATLEGNQIFNNRFGGLFLASGVNVTMKDNKIMNNQDAIEKAVSRGQCLYKISSYTSYPMHDFYRYTHQPMHDFYRYTHQPMHDFYRYTHQPMHDFYRYTHQPMHDFYRCHTCNTTDRNAICVNCIKKCHQGHDVEFIRHDRFFCDCGAGTLSNPCTLAGEPTHDTDTLYDSAPPIESNTLQHN; encoded by the exons ATGAACTCCGTCAGAGCCACCAACCGGAGACCCAGGCGAGTCTCAAGGCCGCGCCCGGTGCAGCCCGACCGGAACGAGGGGGACCGAG CAGATGAGGAGGCTCCAGCTGCAGCAGCGGAGGTGGCTGTGGAGGAGTCTGGGCCTGCAGCTGGGAACAGCCCCTACCAGCTCCGACGCAAGTCTCTACTGCCCAAGAGAACAGCCTCCAGTACTGCAGCGGCCTGCCCCAGCAAGACCGCTATGGAG GGAGCGTCCACCTCGACGACAGAACCCTTCGGTCACCGAGCCAAACGAGCCAGGGTCTCTGGCAGGAGCCACGACCTGCCGG CGGCTCTAGCAGAGCAGTACCTGCAGCAGAAGCTTCCAGATGAGGTGGTTCTGAAGATCTTCTCATACCTCCTGGAGcaggacctctgtcagactgCCTGTGTCTGCAAACGTTTCAGCCAGCTAGCCAACGACCCTATACTCTG GAAGCGTCTGTACATGGAGGTGTTTGAGTACACCCGTCCCATGATGCACCCCGAGCCAGGCAAGTTCTACCAGGTCAGTCCTGAGGAACACGACCACCCCAACCCCTGGAAGGACAGCTTCCAACAACTG TATAAAGGAGCACATGTGAAGCCAGGCTTTGCTGAACATTTCTACAGCAACCCTGGGAGGTTCAAAGGCAGGGAGAATATGCTG TACTATGACACCATAGAAGATGCGTTAGGAGGGGTGCAGGAAAGTCATTTTGATGGGCTGATCTTTGTCCACTCTGGGATCTACACTGACGAGTGGATCTACATAGAGTCCCCTATCACCATGATTGGAGCAG CTCCTGGAAAGGTGTCTGATAAAGTGGTTATTGAGAACACCAGAGACTCGACGTTTGTCTTCATGGAGGGATCGGAGGACGCCTACGTAGGATACATGACTATTAGG TTTAACCCAGATGATAAGTCGGCTCAGCACCACAACGCCCACCACTGTCTGGAGATCACTGTCAACTGTTCTCCCAACATAGACCACTGTATCATCAGATCTACTTGCACAG TGGGCTCGGCTGTCTGTGTGAGCGGCCAGGGGGCGTGTCCTACCATCAAACACTGCAACATCAGCGACTGTGAGAACGTTGGACTTTACATCACCGACCATGCACAG GGTATCTATGAGGATAATGAGATCAGTAATAATGCATTGGCGGGAATCTGGGTTAAAAACCATGGCAACCCCATCATCAGACGAAACCACATCCACCACGGCCGAGATGTAGGAGTCTTCACCTTCGACCACGGCATG ggttATTTTGAGAGTTGTAACATCCACAGGAATCGTATAGCAGGCTTTGAGGTGAAGGCGTATGCCAACCCTACAGTGGTTCGCTGTGAGATCCACCATGGCCAGACAGGGGGCATCTATGTGCATGAGAAAGGACGGGGACAGTTTATAGAAAACAAGATCTACGCCAACAACTTCGCTGGAGTTTGGATCACCTCCAACAGCGACCCTACgatacg GGGTAATGCAATCTTTAATGGTAACCAAGGGGGCGTGTACATATTTGGCGATGGGCGTGGCCTGATAGAGGGGAACGATATCCATGGCAACGCTCTGGCAGGAATCCAAATCAGAACCAACAGCTGCCCAATTGTACGCCATAACAAGATCCACGACGGACAGCATGGAGGCATCTACGtg CATGAGAAGGGCCAGGGTGTGATCGAGGAGAACGAGGTGTACAGCAACACGCTGGCAGGAGTCTGGGTGACCACCGGCAGCACACCTGTCCTCCGCAGGAACCGCATCCACAGCGGCAAACAG GTTGGCGTGTATTTCTATGACAACGGCCATGGGGTGTTGGAAGACAACGACATCTACAATCACATGTACTCTGGCGTTCAAATACG GACGGGCAGCAACCCCAAGATCCGACGCAACAAGATCTGGGGAGGACAGAACGGAGGCATCCTGGTCTACAACTCCGGTCTGGGTTTCATCGAGGACAATGAGATCTTCGACAACGCCATGGCGGGCGTGTGGATTAAGACGGACAGCAACCCCACGCTGCGGCGCAACAAGATCCACGACGGGAGAGACGGAGGCATCTGTATCTTCAACGGAGGGAGAGGTCTCCTGGAGGAGAATGATATCTTCAGGAACGCCCAGGCAGGGGTCCTCATCAGCACCAACAGCCACCCGGTGCTCCGCAAGAACCGCATCTTTGACGGTTTTGCTGCAG GTATCGAGATAACCAACCACGCCACTGCAACTCTGGAGGGGAACCAGATCTTCAACAACCGTTTCGGAGGCCTGTTCCTCGCCTCGGGAGTGAACGTCACCATGAAAG ATAATAAGATAATGAATAACCAGGACGCCATAGAGAAAGCTGTGAGCAGAGGACAATGTCTCTACAAGATCTCCAGCTACACCTCCTACCCCATGCATGACTTTTACAGGTACACACACCAGCCCATGCATGACTTTTACAGGTACACACACCAGCCCATGCATGACTTTTACAGGTACACACACCAGCCCATGCATGACTTTTACAG GTACACACACCAGCCCATGCATGACTTTTACAG gtgccACACCTGCAATACGACAGACCGGAACGCCATCTGTGTGAACTGCATCAAGAAGTGTCACCAAGGACACGACGTGGAGTTTATACGGCACGATAG gtttttCTGTGACTGTGGAGCGGGAACTCTGTCCAACCCCTGTACTCTGGCTGGAGAACCCACACACGACACGGACACACTTTACGACTCAGCCCCGCCCATAGAGTCCAACACGCTGCAACacaactga
- the LOC118368517 gene encoding F-box only protein 11-like isoform X4 has translation MNSVRATNRRPRRVSRPRPVQPDRNEGDRADEEAPAAAAEVAVEESGPAAGNSPYQLRRKSLLPKRTASSTAAACPSKTAMEGASTSTTEPFGHRAKRARVSGRSHDLPAALAEQYLQQKLPDEVVLKIFSYLLEQDLCQTACVCKRFSQLANDPILWKRLYMEVFEYTRPMMHPEPGKFYQVSPEEHDHPNPWKDSFQQLYKGAHVKPGFAEHFYSNPGRFKGRENMLYYDTIEDALGGVQESHFDGLIFVHSGIYTDEWIYIESPITMIGAAPGKVSDKVVIENTRDSTFVFMEGSEDAYVGYMTIRFNPDDKSAQHHNAHHCLEITVNCSPNIDHCIIRSTCTVGSAVCVSGQGACPTIKHCNISDCENVGLYITDHAQGIYEDNEISNNALAGIWVKNHGNPIIRRNHIHHGRDVGVFTFDHGMGYFESCNIHRNRIAGFEVKAYANPTVVRCEIHHGQTGGIYVHEKGRGQFIENKIYANNFAGVWITSNSDPTIRGNAIFNGNQGGVYIFGDGRGLIEGNDIHGNALAGIQIRTNSCPIVRHNKIHDGQHGGIYVHEKGQGVIEENEVYSNTLAGVWVTTGSTPVLRRNRIHSGKQVGVYFYDNGHGVLEDNDIYNHMYSGVQIRTGSNPKIRRNKIWGGQNGGILVYNSGLGFIEDNEIFDNAMAGVWIKTDSNPTLRRNKIHDGRDGGICIFNGGRGLLEENDIFRNAQAGVLISTNSHPVLRKNRIFDGFAAGIEITNHATATLEGNQIFNNRFGGLFLASGVNVTMKVILRRFITLPSNESYTACVRRRWKQKTHNKIMNNQDAIEKAVSRGQCLYKISSYTSYPMHDFYRCHTCNTTDRNAICVNCIKKCHQGHDVEFIRHDRFFCDCGAGTLSNPCTLAGEPTHDTDTLYDSAPPIESNTLQHN, from the exons ATGAACTCCGTCAGAGCCACCAACCGGAGACCCAGGCGAGTCTCAAGGCCGCGCCCGGTGCAGCCCGACCGGAACGAGGGGGACCGAG CAGATGAGGAGGCTCCAGCTGCAGCAGCGGAGGTGGCTGTGGAGGAGTCTGGGCCTGCAGCTGGGAACAGCCCCTACCAGCTCCGACGCAAGTCTCTACTGCCCAAGAGAACAGCCTCCAGTACTGCAGCGGCCTGCCCCAGCAAGACCGCTATGGAG GGAGCGTCCACCTCGACGACAGAACCCTTCGGTCACCGAGCCAAACGAGCCAGGGTCTCTGGCAGGAGCCACGACCTGCCGG CGGCTCTAGCAGAGCAGTACCTGCAGCAGAAGCTTCCAGATGAGGTGGTTCTGAAGATCTTCTCATACCTCCTGGAGcaggacctctgtcagactgCCTGTGTCTGCAAACGTTTCAGCCAGCTAGCCAACGACCCTATACTCTG GAAGCGTCTGTACATGGAGGTGTTTGAGTACACCCGTCCCATGATGCACCCCGAGCCAGGCAAGTTCTACCAGGTCAGTCCTGAGGAACACGACCACCCCAACCCCTGGAAGGACAGCTTCCAACAACTG TATAAAGGAGCACATGTGAAGCCAGGCTTTGCTGAACATTTCTACAGCAACCCTGGGAGGTTCAAAGGCAGGGAGAATATGCTG TACTATGACACCATAGAAGATGCGTTAGGAGGGGTGCAGGAAAGTCATTTTGATGGGCTGATCTTTGTCCACTCTGGGATCTACACTGACGAGTGGATCTACATAGAGTCCCCTATCACCATGATTGGAGCAG CTCCTGGAAAGGTGTCTGATAAAGTGGTTATTGAGAACACCAGAGACTCGACGTTTGTCTTCATGGAGGGATCGGAGGACGCCTACGTAGGATACATGACTATTAGG TTTAACCCAGATGATAAGTCGGCTCAGCACCACAACGCCCACCACTGTCTGGAGATCACTGTCAACTGTTCTCCCAACATAGACCACTGTATCATCAGATCTACTTGCACAG TGGGCTCGGCTGTCTGTGTGAGCGGCCAGGGGGCGTGTCCTACCATCAAACACTGCAACATCAGCGACTGTGAGAACGTTGGACTTTACATCACCGACCATGCACAG GGTATCTATGAGGATAATGAGATCAGTAATAATGCATTGGCGGGAATCTGGGTTAAAAACCATGGCAACCCCATCATCAGACGAAACCACATCCACCACGGCCGAGATGTAGGAGTCTTCACCTTCGACCACGGCATG ggttATTTTGAGAGTTGTAACATCCACAGGAATCGTATAGCAGGCTTTGAGGTGAAGGCGTATGCCAACCCTACAGTGGTTCGCTGTGAGATCCACCATGGCCAGACAGGGGGCATCTATGTGCATGAGAAAGGACGGGGACAGTTTATAGAAAACAAGATCTACGCCAACAACTTCGCTGGAGTTTGGATCACCTCCAACAGCGACCCTACgatacg GGGTAATGCAATCTTTAATGGTAACCAAGGGGGCGTGTACATATTTGGCGATGGGCGTGGCCTGATAGAGGGGAACGATATCCATGGCAACGCTCTGGCAGGAATCCAAATCAGAACCAACAGCTGCCCAATTGTACGCCATAACAAGATCCACGACGGACAGCATGGAGGCATCTACGtg CATGAGAAGGGCCAGGGTGTGATCGAGGAGAACGAGGTGTACAGCAACACGCTGGCAGGAGTCTGGGTGACCACCGGCAGCACACCTGTCCTCCGCAGGAACCGCATCCACAGCGGCAAACAG GTTGGCGTGTATTTCTATGACAACGGCCATGGGGTGTTGGAAGACAACGACATCTACAATCACATGTACTCTGGCGTTCAAATACG GACGGGCAGCAACCCCAAGATCCGACGCAACAAGATCTGGGGAGGACAGAACGGAGGCATCCTGGTCTACAACTCCGGTCTGGGTTTCATCGAGGACAATGAGATCTTCGACAACGCCATGGCGGGCGTGTGGATTAAGACGGACAGCAACCCCACGCTGCGGCGCAACAAGATCCACGACGGGAGAGACGGAGGCATCTGTATCTTCAACGGAGGGAGAGGTCTCCTGGAGGAGAATGATATCTTCAGGAACGCCCAGGCAGGGGTCCTCATCAGCACCAACAGCCACCCGGTGCTCCGCAAGAACCGCATCTTTGACGGTTTTGCTGCAG GTATCGAGATAACCAACCACGCCACTGCAACTCTGGAGGGGAACCAGATCTTCAACAACCGTTTCGGAGGCCTGTTCCTCGCCTCGGGAGTGAACGTCACCATGAAAG TCATTCTGCGCAGATTCATCACTCTCCCTTCTAACGAGTCCTACACAGCTTGTGTTCGTCGTAGATGGAAACAGAAGACAC ATAATAAGATAATGAATAACCAGGACGCCATAGAGAAAGCTGTGAGCAGAGGACAATGTCTCTACAAGATCTCCAGCTACACCTCCTACCCCATGCATGACTTTTACAG gtgccACACCTGCAATACGACAGACCGGAACGCCATCTGTGTGAACTGCATCAAGAAGTGTCACCAAGGACACGACGTGGAGTTTATACGGCACGATAG gtttttCTGTGACTGTGGAGCGGGAACTCTGTCCAACCCCTGTACTCTGGCTGGAGAACCCACACACGACACGGACACACTTTACGACTCAGCCCCGCCCATAGAGTCCAACACGCTGCAACacaactga